Proteins encoded in a region of the Fundulus heteroclitus isolate FHET01 chromosome 2, MU-UCD_Fhet_4.1, whole genome shotgun sequence genome:
- the synm gene encoding synemin — MLPFKRTFESEKQQLHALNSRLAQYLSRTKQLEQENANLIAEINKLRRGGGTAEWEQRYKAEMKELRRMVGQISLEKSQAEMEREKLWRELQTLRSMCSEQTEACRDISGELKGCEQELQQAHHINSELQQRLLQLESEYKRLEDAHRHGTAQLRHQVESRVVPIIAQTYPGPPVVSVEEVQEYARGLSEGWIETFEMYQRKVEGMEQSIKADQARMCDLQREKMLYASELGKLRTEAEKHGQVQLRLEEQLVHMQEKFREDLSEHQMIIEQLEQERNMLAEAMEEKMREHQHLLQVKMDLGMEVAAYRALLESERVGLQDAHRRMTQHQRERIIDIKVPAQTYAPRASTLTSRRHIDTRYTPPTNLRRPPVPSSGSISPSRAIPISVAGRARHQSPASRRDMISFNKARAATSVPATSTKIGAYENRMSESVQKTAAETTAMRFKQVPYESKASFTQATESVRVVSPLEKSPTTKAVTESKRHVSDEREKGHVQDESRDKEKAEPTIGFTEKKILDSVSVEEIIEKVIKPAGLEAKVCSSGDSKIRYHVEKLEQEDGTTKTQIVLESKVEEEMDVSGESALEELLSQGVKKVSLEDIEDTATGNMIKNLLSSLQGGESMENKSVNVEIIEEPVESFDDEELEVEIKSKSSFYEPSTYFQIEEMENKTHNAEEEKATDDRMISPERDPDQPSHGSVHVQELSRESESPRFSREQEFHEYFVSTPDENLSEPEEGGGIMSYGHYGAVDDLSDERYYQEESLPQRRVTVEESDEYRCKSSDRSFAKESFPECIIEEEVRVSPVVQESVLEFLREDSLEPKEQLKGALETLQSSVSGPLREELAFLTKVSSERPQNVAIKKVEQSSDNGTMTIVAELNVSQTLEDSGLLEEGDDISEEQIMKALRSSNLELEKAFEGGAGSGFSIRVSKEEEVAYDEGFEGFGSIGESASEITEKHVKLEPSEKSFTFKMEVQGDHSEESLEQKLQSQLSETPENISTEKRIATLYLESPFED, encoded by the exons ATGCTTCCTTTCAAGAGAACTTTTGAGAGCGAAAAGCAGCAACTGCATGCGCTGAACAGCAGACTTGCCCAGTATCTGTCCAGGACCAAGCAGCTGGAGCAAGAAAACGCCAATCTCATCGCTGAGATCAACAAGCTGAGGCGCGGCGGCGGGACGGCGGAATGGGAGCAGAGGTACAAAGCGGAGATGAAGGAGCTCAGGAGAATGGTGGGACAGATCTCCTTGGAGAAGTCCCAGGCGGAGATGGAGAGGGAGAAGCTATGGCGAGAGTTGCAGACGCTCCGGTCCATGTGCAGCGAGCAGACCGAGGCGTGCAGGGACATCAGCGGTGAACTGAAAGGCTGcgagcaggagctgcagcaggcgCACCACATAAACAGCGAGCTACAGCAGCGGCTCCTGCAGCTGGAGAGCGAGTACAAGCGCTTAGAGGACGCGCACAGGCACGGGACGGCCCAGCTCCGGCATCAGGTGGAGTCCCGGGTGGTGCCCATCATCGCGCAAACTTATCCCGGGCCCCCGGTGGTGTCCGTGGAGGAGGTGCAGGAGTACGCCCGCGGGCTGTCCGAAGGGTGGATAGAGACCTTTGAGATGTACCAGAGGAAGGTGGAGGGGATGGAGCAGTCGATCAAAGCGGACCAGGCGAGGATGTGCGACCTGCAGAGGGAGAAGATGCTCTACGCATCCGAGCTGGGCAAGCTGCGCACGGAGGCGGAAAAACACGGCCAGGTTCAGCTGCGCCTCGAAGAGCAGCTCGTGCACATGCAGGAGAAATTTCGAGAGGATTTAAGTGAACATCAG ATGATCATTGAGCAGTTGGAGCAGGAGAGGAACATGCTGGCTGAGGCTATGGAAGAGAAGATGAGGGAACATCAGCACCTTCTCCAAGTGAAGATGGACCTGGGCATGGAGGTGGCAGCGTACAG GGCTCTCCTGGAAAGTGAAAGAGTTGGTCTGCAAGATGCTCACAGGAGGATGACTCAAcatcagagagagagaataatAG ATATCAAGGTGCCTGCCCAAACTTACGCTCCAAGAGCTTCAACCTTAACCTCGAGAAGACACATAGATACGCGGTATACACCACCGACAAACCTGAGAAGACCACCCGTGCCCTCCTCTGGATCCATAAGTCCCTCCAGGGCCATTCCCATTTCAGTTGCAGGAAGGGCTCGCCATCAGAGTCCAGCATCCAGAAGGGATATGATCTCATTCAACAAAGCTCGGGCTGCCACTTCTGTGCCTGCCACCAGCACCAAAATAGGAGCGTATGAAAACAGAATGAGTGAATCCGTACagaagacagcagcagagacaacagccaTGAGATTCAAACAGGTCCCTTATGAAAGTAAAGCCAGTTTCACACAGGCGACAGAGTCGGTAAGAGTGGTGTCGCCACTAGAAAAAAGTCCCACCACCAAAGCTGTCACAGAAAGCAAACGGCACGTGTCAGATGAGAGAGAGAAGGGTCATGTTCAAGACGAGTCCAGAGACAAAGAGAAGGCCGAGCCTACAATTGGCTTCACGGAAAAAAAGATACTGGACTCCGTATCTGTTGAAGAGATTATTGAGAAAGTGATCAAACCCGCAGGTCTTGAAGCTAAAGTCTGTTCATCAGGAGACTCTAAGATCAGGTATCATGTGGAGAAACTTGAGCAGGAAGATGGCACCACTAAAACGCAGATTGTGCTGGAGTCCAAAGTCGAAGAGGAGATGGATGTTTCGGGAGAGTCTGCCCTGGAGGAACTCCTGAGCCAGGGTGTGAAGAAGGTATCTCTGGAGGACATAGAGGACACAGCAACAGGAAACATGATTAAAAACCTTCTGAGTAGCCTTCAAGGGGGAGAAAGTATGGAAAACAAATCCGTCAATGTGGAAATTATCGAGGAACCTGTTGAGTCTTTCGATGATGAGGAACTCGAGGttgaaataaagagcaaatccAGCTTTTATGAGCCCTCAACATATTTCCAAATTGaggaaatggaaaataaaactcaCAACGCTGAGGAAGAAAAGGCCACAGATGATCGTATGATATCCCCTGAAAGAGACCCGGACCAACCCAGTCATGGATCTGTGCACGTTCAGGAGCTCTCTAGAGAAAGCGAATCCCCTCGTTTCTCCCGTGAGCAAGAGTTTCATGAGTACTTTGTGTCTACACCAGATGAAAACCTTTCTGAACCTGAGGAGGGTGGAGGAATAATGTCATATGGCCATTATGGCGCTGTGGATGATCTGTCGGATGAGAGGTATTATCAAGAGGAAAGTCTCCCCCAGAGAAGAGTAACCGTAGAGGAAAGTGATGAATACAGGTGCAAGTCAAGCGATCGCTCGTTTGCCAAGGAGAGTTTTCCAGAGTGCATCATTGAAGAAGAGGTCCGGGTCTCGCCAGTAGTGCAAGAATCTGTTCTTGAGTTTCTAAGAGAGGACTCTTTGGAGCCCAAAGAGCAACTGAAGGGAGCCTTGGAGACGCTACAGAGCTCAGTCTCTGGTCCTCTGAGGGAAGAGTTGGCTTTCCTCACAAAAGTGAGCAGTGAAAGGCCACAAAACGTGGCAATCAAAAAAGTTGAGCAGTCAAGTGATAACGGAACCATGACAATAGTTGCTGAGCTAAACGTCTCACAAACCCTTGAAGACTCTGGGCTGCTGGAGGAAGGAGATGATATTTCCGAAGAGCAGATAATGAAAGCTCTCCGATCTTCCAACCTGGAGCTTGAAAAGGCCTTCGAAGGAGGAGCAGGATCAGGGTTCAGCATCAGGGTTTCCAAAGAAGAGGAGGTTGCATACGATGAGGGTTTTGAAGGCTTTGGCAGCATAGGGGAATCTGCGTCTGAAATCACCGAGAAACACGTCAAATTGGAGCCATCAGAAAAGTCCTTCACCTTCAAGATGGAGGTTCAGGGTGACCATAGTGAGGAGAGTTTAGAGCAAAAGCTGCAGTCCCAACTTTCTGAAACCCCAGAGAACATTTCTACTGAAAAAAGAATTGCAACACTTTACCTTGAAAGCCCTTTCGAGGACtga
- the ttc23 gene encoding LOW QUALITY PROTEIN: tetratricopeptide repeat protein 23 (The sequence of the model RefSeq protein was modified relative to this genomic sequence to represent the inferred CDS: inserted 2 bases in 1 codon; substituted 4 bases at 4 genomic stop codons) has protein sequence MGDQQANREACLNLKNQTQFDAWIQNVVRRVSLTRLVFGEKQLQLAXSHARLAKANFDFKGCGLHALEHLALSGGLLLFSSSVPICKGKKNFSGRLQTLHLTRRRASLITDNSSDLSFPEAEKVLAELYRHCVMNQKETIDLPAVCTEEALSQCXKSLKLLKNYNELKKMCAFNXDMATIXQNRDHLDRPIEYLSNAHAIAMSHSPEGLAGAQISHSPAMILSAAPDQHHNDEXTLGHYFERSLRAYRNSVGLHDPAFLAAQDDSCRFLLINGPQEVRNSLSI, from the exons TTTGATGCTTGGATCCAGAATGTGGTGCGACGTGTTTCCCTGACCAGGCTTGTGTTTGGGGAGAAACAGTTACAACTAGCCTAGTCTCATGCCAGACTGGCTAAAGCAAACTTTGATTtcaa AGGTTGCGGACTCCACGCACTTGAGCACTTGGCTCTTTCCGGAGGGTTGCTCCTGTTTTCCTCCTCTGTCCCCatctgtaaaggtaaaaaaaacttctccGGACGTCTCCAGACTTTACACCTCACACGGCGAAGGGCTTCGCTTATTACGGACAATTCT TCAGACTTGTCTTTCCCAGAGGCAGAGAAAGTTCTGGCAGAGCTTTATAGACACTGTGTTATGAACCAGAAAGAGACAATAGACTTGCCAGCGGTCTGTACAG AGGAGGCATTAAGCCAGTGTTAGAAGTCTTTGAAACTACTGAAGAATTACAATGAGCTAAAGAAGATGTGCGCTTTTAA AGACATGGCTACCATTTAACAGAACAGAGATCACTTGGACAGACCCATAGAATATCTCTCAA ATGCTCATGCCATAGCAATGAGTCACAGTCCAGAGGGTCTGGCGGGAGCTCAGATCTCCCACAGCCCGGCCATGATCCTTTCTGCTGCACCAGACCAACATCACAATGATGAGT GAACTCTGGGTCACTATTTTGAGCGAAGTCTACGTGCTTACAGGAACTCTGTAGGTCTACATGATCCAGCTTTTCTTGCCGCCCAGGATGACAGCTGTCGCTTCCTCTTGATTAATGGACCCCAGGAGGTTAGAAACAGTCTCTCAATTTAA